A stretch of Candidatus Vicinibacter affinis DNA encodes these proteins:
- the wecB gene encoding UDP-N-acetylglucosamine 2-epimerase (non-hydrolyzing) — protein MKKIISIIGARPQFIKHAPIELASQGLANLVTVHTGQHYDYKMSQIFFDELGMKKPDYQLNAGGGNHGDMTGRMMIEIERIVLKENPDMVLVYGDTNSTLAGALVASKLKIPVIHVEAGLRSYNRNMPEEINRVLTDHVASLLFVPSDSATENLKKEGIIQGVFNTGDVMCDMIRIAKENNIIQDVQSNYIYVTLHRPYNTDELPRLNSILEALNQLETPVHFYVHPRTQQKIKSGLSDKNFINIQFNDPLSYFDNLNAMNQSVAVITDSGGIQKEAYILKKKCITVRSETEWIETLKGGWNTLVWEDLENIKMILANSCGNYTHNLYGNGYASQQILDRIIN, from the coding sequence ATGAAAAAAATTATCTCAATTATCGGAGCCAGACCCCAGTTTATTAAGCATGCCCCCATTGAATTGGCGTCCCAGGGATTGGCGAACCTGGTTACCGTTCATACTGGTCAACATTATGATTACAAAATGAGTCAGATTTTTTTTGATGAACTAGGGATGAAAAAGCCTGATTACCAGTTAAATGCCGGTGGTGGCAATCACGGGGACATGACCGGAAGGATGATGATTGAAATTGAACGAATTGTTTTAAAAGAAAACCCGGATATGGTATTGGTTTATGGAGATACTAATTCCACACTTGCAGGAGCCTTGGTAGCTTCAAAACTTAAAATACCTGTTATACATGTCGAAGCTGGATTAAGAAGTTATAATCGCAATATGCCAGAAGAAATCAACCGGGTGTTAACAGACCATGTAGCCAGTCTTCTGTTTGTACCAAGTGATTCAGCCACAGAAAATTTGAAAAAAGAAGGAATAATACAAGGTGTATTCAATACCGGTGATGTTATGTGCGATATGATAAGAATAGCCAAAGAGAACAATATCATACAGGACGTGCAATCCAACTATATATATGTAACTTTGCACAGACCTTATAATACAGATGAATTACCTCGTTTAAATTCAATTTTAGAAGCGCTGAACCAATTAGAAACCCCTGTTCACTTTTATGTTCATCCAAGAACACAACAAAAGATAAAATCCGGATTATCAGATAAAAATTTTATTAATATACAATTCAATGACCCCTTATCTTATTTTGACAATTTAAACGCAATGAATCAATCAGTTGCGGTTATTACTGACAGTGGCGGAATTCAAAAAGAGGCCTATATACTCAAGAAAAAATGCATTACTGTTCGAAGTGAAACAGAATGGATTGAAACATTGAAAGGTGGTTGGAATACTTTGGTCTGGGAGGATTTAGAAAATATCAAAATGATTCTTGCCAACTCTTGTGGAAATTACACCCACAATCTTTACGGGAACGGGTATGCGAGTCAACAAATATTGGATAGGATAATCAATTAA